One window from the genome of Salvia miltiorrhiza cultivar Shanhuang (shh) chromosome 7, IMPLAD_Smil_shh, whole genome shotgun sequence encodes:
- the LOC130996223 gene encoding uncharacterized protein At2g02148-like isoform X1, translating into MGSRVPVEHYDLSSAAAAANSYIGTSLHDRNSGDGVADPAADDVTDDNDDRSSAVVTDCMHEPYQSSLPLHSMVEDERSSLENNGSSCGSYSILTIDDVSPIETARARFMDIVVNHFIDPHVIEMSDYDTDYMVQQSSQEILSKRKSKEIRYEGDARYALPLMYVANLYETLVNEVNMRLSSMSGIREKTIGVALEAAGGLYRKLAKKFPRKGSCTFKRRELATSFETRSKFPELVIQEEKRVRFVVVNGLAIVEKPTKIGIDDAEWFKRLTGRNEVAVYARDYKFYAPRHKYRRVVSNSNSSMPGLPAFPSPENSSSMATSQGYRAANEAQYHPMHPGHNNSMNHSSHSTEYMHGQQCIPPPQLPEMVHNQQPSAVLNHIALQSLGGRLHALPTGPAKFCDGCGIPYLRESSKYCSECGTKRLGT; encoded by the exons ATGGGGAGCAGAGTTCCCGTGGAGCACTACGATTTGTCATCCGCCGCAGCCGCCGCTAACTCCTACATCGGCACCTCATTGCACGACCGCAATTCCGGGGATGGAGTCGCCGACCCCGCCGCCGATGATGTCACCGACGATAACGATGACCGCTCCTCCGCTGTCGTCACT GACTGTATGCACGAGCCTTACCAAAGCTCTTTACCACTTCACAGCATGGTGGAGGACGAGAGGAGTAGTCTTGAAAATAATGGGTCTTCATGTGGTTCCTACTCAATTTTGACAATTGATG ATGTGTCACCGATTGAAACAGCTAGGGCAAGGTTTATGGACATTGTCGTAAATCATTTTATTGATCCACATGTTATTGAGATGTCGGATTACGACACTGATTACATGGTGCAACAATCCTCACAGGAAATTTTAAGCAAGAGGAAGTCCAAAGAGATTCGATATGAAGGCGATGCACGCTATGCTTTGCCATTAATGTATGTTGCTAATCTCTATGAAACACTAGTCAATGAAGTTAACATGAGATTATCATCAATGAGTGGCATCCGTGAGAAGACCATTGGTGTGGCCCTTGAAGCTGCTGGTGGATTGTATAGAAAGCTTGCAAAGAAATTTCCTAGAAAAG GTAGTTGTACATTTAAGAGAAGGGAGCTAGCAACTTCATTTGAAACAAGATCGAAGTTTCCCGAATTGGTGATACAGGAGGAGAAGCGTGTTCGTTTTGTGGTGGTCAATGGCTTAGCTATCGTTGAGAAACCAACAAAAATTGGTATTGATGATGCTGAGTG GTTTAAGAGGCTGACCGGACGGAATGAAGTTGCTGTTTATGCTAGAGACTACAAATTTTATGCTCCAAGGCACAAGTATAGGCGCGTTGTGTCGAATTCTAACTCCAGTATGCCTGGTTTGCCT GCATTTCCTAGTCCTGAAAATTCTTCTTCAATGGCGACTTCTCAAGGCTATCGAGCAGCAAATGAA GCACAGTATCATCCTATGCACCCGGGCCATAACAATTCTATGAATCACAGTTCACATTCGACTGAGTATATGCACGGCCAACAGTGTATTCCCCCACCTCAGTTGCCTGAAATGGTTCACAACCAGCAGCCCTCAGCAGTTCTCAACCATATAGCTTTACAGTCTCTTGGAGGGCGTCTGCACGCTTTG CCAACAGGTCCGGCAAAGTTCTGCGACGGATGTGGAATTCCTTATCTGAGGGAGTCCTCAAAGTACTGCTCAGAATGTGGTACCAAGAGGTTAGGGACTTGA
- the LOC130996223 gene encoding uncharacterized protein At2g02148-like isoform X2: MYGVKSVSVVLRYCCRGHANRDVDGDCMHEPYQSSLPLHSMVEDERSSLENNGSSCGSYSILTIDDVSPIETARARFMDIVVNHFIDPHVIEMSDYDTDYMVQQSSQEILSKRKSKEIRYEGDARYALPLMYVANLYETLVNEVNMRLSSMSGIREKTIGVALEAAGGLYRKLAKKFPRKGSCTFKRRELATSFETRSKFPELVIQEEKRVRFVVVNGLAIVEKPTKIGIDDAEWFKRLTGRNEVAVYARDYKFYAPRHKYRRVVSNSNSSMPGLPAFPSPENSSSMATSQGYRAANEAQYHPMHPGHNNSMNHSSHSTEYMHGQQCIPPPQLPEMVHNQQPSAVLNHIALQSLGGRLHALPTGPAKFCDGCGIPYLRESSKYCSECGTKRLGT; the protein is encoded by the exons ATGTACGGTGTTAAAAGTGTGAGCGTGGTGCTGCGTTATTGTTGTAGGGGACATGCTAATCGAGATGTTGATGGG GACTGTATGCACGAGCCTTACCAAAGCTCTTTACCACTTCACAGCATGGTGGAGGACGAGAGGAGTAGTCTTGAAAATAATGGGTCTTCATGTGGTTCCTACTCAATTTTGACAATTGATG ATGTGTCACCGATTGAAACAGCTAGGGCAAGGTTTATGGACATTGTCGTAAATCATTTTATTGATCCACATGTTATTGAGATGTCGGATTACGACACTGATTACATGGTGCAACAATCCTCACAGGAAATTTTAAGCAAGAGGAAGTCCAAAGAGATTCGATATGAAGGCGATGCACGCTATGCTTTGCCATTAATGTATGTTGCTAATCTCTATGAAACACTAGTCAATGAAGTTAACATGAGATTATCATCAATGAGTGGCATCCGTGAGAAGACCATTGGTGTGGCCCTTGAAGCTGCTGGTGGATTGTATAGAAAGCTTGCAAAGAAATTTCCTAGAAAAG GTAGTTGTACATTTAAGAGAAGGGAGCTAGCAACTTCATTTGAAACAAGATCGAAGTTTCCCGAATTGGTGATACAGGAGGAGAAGCGTGTTCGTTTTGTGGTGGTCAATGGCTTAGCTATCGTTGAGAAACCAACAAAAATTGGTATTGATGATGCTGAGTG GTTTAAGAGGCTGACCGGACGGAATGAAGTTGCTGTTTATGCTAGAGACTACAAATTTTATGCTCCAAGGCACAAGTATAGGCGCGTTGTGTCGAATTCTAACTCCAGTATGCCTGGTTTGCCT GCATTTCCTAGTCCTGAAAATTCTTCTTCAATGGCGACTTCTCAAGGCTATCGAGCAGCAAATGAA GCACAGTATCATCCTATGCACCCGGGCCATAACAATTCTATGAATCACAGTTCACATTCGACTGAGTATATGCACGGCCAACAGTGTATTCCCCCACCTCAGTTGCCTGAAATGGTTCACAACCAGCAGCCCTCAGCAGTTCTCAACCATATAGCTTTACAGTCTCTTGGAGGGCGTCTGCACGCTTTG CCAACAGGTCCGGCAAAGTTCTGCGACGGATGTGGAATTCCTTATCTGAGGGAGTCCTCAAAGTACTGCTCAGAATGTGGTACCAAGAGGTTAGGGACTTGA
- the LOC130996223 gene encoding uncharacterized protein At2g02148-like isoform X3 codes for MESPTPPPMMSPTITMTAPPLSSLLDCMHEPYQSSLPLHSMVEDERSSLENNGSSCGSYSILTIDDVSPIETARARFMDIVVNHFIDPHVIEMSDYDTDYMVQQSSQEILSKRKSKEIRYEGDARYALPLMYVANLYETLVNEVNMRLSSMSGIREKTIGVALEAAGGLYRKLAKKFPRKGSCTFKRRELATSFETRSKFPELVIQEEKRVRFVVVNGLAIVEKPTKIGIDDAEWFKRLTGRNEVAVYARDYKFYAPRHKYRRVVSNSNSSMPGLPAFPSPENSSSMATSQGYRAANEAQYHPMHPGHNNSMNHSSHSTEYMHGQQCIPPPQLPEMVHNQQPSAVLNHIALQSLGGRLHALPTGPAKFCDGCGIPYLRESSKYCSECGTKRLGT; via the exons ATGGAGTCGCCGACCCCGCCGCCGATGATGTCACCGACGATAACGATGACCGCTCCTCCGCTGTCGTCACTGTTA GACTGTATGCACGAGCCTTACCAAAGCTCTTTACCACTTCACAGCATGGTGGAGGACGAGAGGAGTAGTCTTGAAAATAATGGGTCTTCATGTGGTTCCTACTCAATTTTGACAATTGATG ATGTGTCACCGATTGAAACAGCTAGGGCAAGGTTTATGGACATTGTCGTAAATCATTTTATTGATCCACATGTTATTGAGATGTCGGATTACGACACTGATTACATGGTGCAACAATCCTCACAGGAAATTTTAAGCAAGAGGAAGTCCAAAGAGATTCGATATGAAGGCGATGCACGCTATGCTTTGCCATTAATGTATGTTGCTAATCTCTATGAAACACTAGTCAATGAAGTTAACATGAGATTATCATCAATGAGTGGCATCCGTGAGAAGACCATTGGTGTGGCCCTTGAAGCTGCTGGTGGATTGTATAGAAAGCTTGCAAAGAAATTTCCTAGAAAAG GTAGTTGTACATTTAAGAGAAGGGAGCTAGCAACTTCATTTGAAACAAGATCGAAGTTTCCCGAATTGGTGATACAGGAGGAGAAGCGTGTTCGTTTTGTGGTGGTCAATGGCTTAGCTATCGTTGAGAAACCAACAAAAATTGGTATTGATGATGCTGAGTG GTTTAAGAGGCTGACCGGACGGAATGAAGTTGCTGTTTATGCTAGAGACTACAAATTTTATGCTCCAAGGCACAAGTATAGGCGCGTTGTGTCGAATTCTAACTCCAGTATGCCTGGTTTGCCT GCATTTCCTAGTCCTGAAAATTCTTCTTCAATGGCGACTTCTCAAGGCTATCGAGCAGCAAATGAA GCACAGTATCATCCTATGCACCCGGGCCATAACAATTCTATGAATCACAGTTCACATTCGACTGAGTATATGCACGGCCAACAGTGTATTCCCCCACCTCAGTTGCCTGAAATGGTTCACAACCAGCAGCCCTCAGCAGTTCTCAACCATATAGCTTTACAGTCTCTTGGAGGGCGTCTGCACGCTTTG CCAACAGGTCCGGCAAAGTTCTGCGACGGATGTGGAATTCCTTATCTGAGGGAGTCCTCAAAGTACTGCTCAGAATGTGGTACCAAGAGGTTAGGGACTTGA